Proteins from one Porites lutea chromosome 3, jaPorLute2.1, whole genome shotgun sequence genomic window:
- the LOC140931085 gene encoding beta-galactosidase-like, producing the protein MVGGIATIWVAFFVFLAGFHTTSSRSFVVDWKNDVFLKDGEPFRYISGSFHYFRVPRFYWQDRLSKMKAAGLNAVQTYVAWNMHEAKEGQYDFSGDNDLIAFIQMANSAGLLVLVRAGPYICAEWDLGGLPAWLLKNYTTAKFRSSTDKNYIAAVDRWMGVLLPKLKPLLYANGGPIIAVQVENEYGSYYTCDHEYMTHLQTLFEQYLGKDVILYTTDISNDRNIDCGSLPTLFTTVDFGAGEDPAGAFSHLRKYRPHGPLVNSEYYPGWLDHWGGGHQKRQASQIAKYLDEILALNASVNLYMFEGGTNFGFMNGANGGGGPSYSPQPTSYDYDAPLTEAGDPTTKYFVLMETIAKYAPVPPGPVPPATQKFAYGKVMMAKVSTFYDVLANLTPSGPVASNKTLTMEQVGQNYGFILYRTTIPSSISGSTANISIPKLADRGIVFVDKIRQATLIRVGPKTEATIDVKPGSTLDILVENMGRINYGSALQDPKGIVGNVTLDKMVLSDWSIYPLDLDPVVKESVPSEFEDEDNIQIPSFYTGTIPPSPDGTPRDTFLKLPGWFKGQAYVNGFNLGRYWPVVGPQITLYVPASVLLSGKQNTSKLVLFELDNAPCKTPDDCYVEFLDKPNVDGPVHPMKGEIKGFDDWTAMYGDLMPQDVKPKTKGSKILDRDQALA; encoded by the exons ATGGTTGGTGGTATAGCGACTATTTGGGTCgcattttttgtgtttttagcGGGATTTCATACGACTTCATCCCGGTCATTCGTTGTAGACTGGAAAAACGACGTTTTCCTTAAGGATGGAGAGCCATTTCGCTACATTTCTGGTAGTTTTCACTACTTTCGTGTACCGAGGTTTTATTGGCAAGACAGGCTATCGAAAATGAAAGCTGCAGGTCTTAATGCAGTGCAAAC GTACGTTGCCTGGAACATGCATGAAGCAAAGGAAGGACAGTATGACTTTAGTGGTGATAATGACTTGATTGCTTTTATCCAGATGGCAAATTCTGCAGGATTACTGGTGTTAGTTAGAGCAG GTCCTTACATCTGTGCCGAGTGGGATTTG GGTGGACTTCCAGCATGGTTGCTCAAAAACTACACAACAGCCAAGTTTAGGTCATCAACAGACAAAA ATTATATTGCTGCAGTAGATCGATGGATGGGAGTCCTTCTGCCAAAGCTGAAACCACTTTTGTATGCTAACGGAGGTCCTATCATTGCTGTTCAG GTAGAGAATGAGTATGGaagttattacacttgtgaCCATGAGTACATGACACACCTGCAAACATTGTTTGAGCAGTACCTTGGTAAAGATGTGATCCTTTACACCACTGACATCTCCAATGACAGGAATATTGATTGTGGTTCACTACCTACCCTTTTTACCACTGTTGACTTTGGAGCAG GTGAAGATCCTGCTGGTGCTTTTTCTCACCTGCGTAAATACCGACCACATGGTCCTCTGGTAAACTCTGAGTATTACCCAGGCTGGTTAGATCATTGGGGAGGGGGGCATCAAAAGAGGCAAGCCTCACAAATTGCCAAGTACCTTGATGAGATCCTGGCACTGAATGCATCTGTTAACCTGTACATGTTTGAAGGTGGCACCAACTTTGGATTCATGAATG GAGCGAATGGCGGTGGTGGCCCATCATATTCACCACAGCCTACCAGCTATGATTATGACGCACCCTTGACTGAAGCAGGGGACCCAACAACAAAGTACTTTGTGCTCATGGAGACTATAGCTAAATACGCCCCAGTCCCCCCCGGCCCTGTTCCTCCTGCCACTCAGAAGTTTGCTTACGGAAAAGTTATGATGGCTAAG GTCAGTACATTTTATGATGTTTTGGCAAACCTCACTCCATCCGGACCTGTCGCGTCTAACAAGACTTTGACCATGGAGCAAGTCGGTCAAAACTATGGATTCATACTTTATCGCACAACGATTCCTTCCTCTATCAGTGGCTCCACGGCAAACATCAGCATCCCTAAACTTGCAGACAGAGGAATAGTTTTTGTTGACAAG attCGCCAGGCGACGCTAATTCGCGTAGGTCCCAAGACTGAAGCCACCATCGACGTTAAACCTGGGTCCACTCTGGACATCCTGGTGGAAAATATGGGGCGCATTAATTATGGCTCCGCTTTACAAGATCCAAAGGGCATCGTTGGAAATGTGACCCTGGACAAAATGGTCCTTAGTGACTGGAGCATATACCCATTAGATTTGGACCCTGTGGTGAAGGAATCTGTACCATCTGAATTTGAGGACGAAGATAACATTCAGATTCCATCGTTCTACACTGGTACTATACCTCCATCACCTGATGGAACACCAAGAGACACCTTTCTTAAACTCCCTGGCTGGTTTAAG GGACAGGCTTATGTGAATGGATTCAACCTTGGCCGATATTGGCCGGTCGTTGGGCCCCAAATTACGCTGTATGTTCCCGCCAGCGTCCTGCTCTCTGGTAAACAGAATACTAGCAAGTTAGTGCTTTTCGAGCTTGATAACGCTCCCTGTAAGACGCCTGATGACTGTTACGTGGAGTTCTTAGATAAACCAAACGTCGATGGCCCTGTCCACCCCATGAAAGGAGAGATCAAAGGATTTGACGACTGGACCGCAATGTATGGCGATTTGATGCCCCAAGATGTAAAGCCAAAGACAAAGGGGTCGAAAATCTTGGATCGAGATCAGGCCCTGGCATGA